From one Culex quinquefasciatus strain JHB chromosome 3, VPISU_Cqui_1.0_pri_paternal, whole genome shotgun sequence genomic stretch:
- the LOC119769491 gene encoding LOW QUALITY PROTEIN: uncharacterized protein K02A2.6-like (The sequence of the model RefSeq protein was modified relative to this genomic sequence to represent the inferred CDS: deleted 1 base in 1 codon; substituted 1 base at 1 genomic stop codon) yields the protein MSDPDLKNLLEKLTEVCLQNQDLQKEQQAQQKALQDLVKTVTAKPIIAPPKLNANTNDNKEFLLESLANTMVEFHYDPDSDDGLFDVWYSRYADTFSQDACKLDDASKVRLLLRKLDTRAHSRYANFILPKKPKDNDFEESVTKLKEIFSRRTSLFNKRCKCLQFIKPESDDFIAYAGAVNRLCEDFKLSSLKENEFKALIFVCGLRSHRDSEIRTRLLSKLETDAATLTVDTLATECQRLLNLKQDTALIENAAHSSTSVVNSLSDKYRGKSNQKRQDKPQQKQKSDARKTPKSPCWLCGGVHYTEACPFVKHVCKECKQIGHKDGYCAFARPSGKPQRSSVKEVSSDQTSARRRRKFVSILINGKPIKLQIDTASDITVISRDNWLALGSPATRPTSHEATSASGGHVKLEAEFECSVTLQDSCRSTVCYVAPNSNLNLLGLDLIDAFDLWSVPLSSVCNRVTVADGVLDQVHQLQRKFPEVFLDTLGLCTKTKVKLFLKPNQQPVYLPRRPVAQTAYEPLQDELRRLENLGIISFVEHSDWAAPIVAVRKANGSIRICGDYSTGLNNALQPNDYPLPVPDDIFASLAGMRHFSIIDLSNAYLQIEMDEDSKNLLTVNTHRGLFKFNRLAPGVLPATGAFQKIMDSMTAGLTGVRVYLDDILVGGATEEEHLHNLHAVLERIRDYGFHLQLSKCRFFMDEIKYLGHVVNSSGIRPDPAKLQAISTMPPPKNVPELRSYLGAVNYYAKFVSEMHRLRHPMDQLLKANAQWNWTKDCQRAFEEFKRLLSSDLLLTHFDPRHEIIVAADASNTGIGACLMHRLPTGAIKVVQHRSRSLTPAEKNYGQIEKEGLALVFGVMKFHSMIYGRHFTLQTDHKPLFSIFGSHKGIPVHSANRLQRWAIILLTYDFRIEYIATDQFGYADVLSRLISQHSREDDEDFVIAAISLDDELEVFIDSSVSNFPVTHALIRKATKESKSLQAVIKYHHEGWPESSTMIAEPEAKLFFCRRFALSVVEGCLLLGERVVVPEVYRKRILKQLHKAHPGIVRMKSLARCYVFWPRIDADIEDLVRACPKCAAAAKLPTKAPLQSWPTPNGTWERVHIDYAGPMNGVFFFVVVDAYSKWPEIFATPSSSTKATLKLLRXCIARFGRMDLLVSDNGPQFTSAEFRTFLKQNGIQHVTTAPYHPASNGQAERFVDTLKRALKKINRGEDLEETLQVFLQAYRSTANPQAPGGKSPAELMLSRRPKSTFDLLRAPSMPPKPTPANEKQNADYDRKHGAVERCFAPGDLIFAHVFRRNDFTWAPGQIIEKVGAVNYVIKLEGSNRPIKVHTNQIRRRRVANATSAEAQPGTLPLDILLDNFEIETQPLPSGDSPVLPGDDRPFPRRSERDRRAPDRYTPGLWA from the exons ATGAGCGACCCGGATCTGAAGAACCTCCTGGAGAAGCTGACCGAGGTCTGCCTCCAgaaccaggacctccagaaggaGCAGCAAGCCCAGCAGAAGGCGCTTCAGGACCTCGTGAAGACCGTCACGGCCAAGCCTATCATCGCGCCACCGAAGCTCAACGCCAACACCAACGACAACAAGGAGTTCCTACTCGAGTCGTTGGCCAACACGATGGTCGAGTTTCATTACGATCCGGACAGCGATGACGGCCTGTTCGACGTCTGGTACTCGCGGTACGCGGACACTTTCTCCCAGGATGCTTGCAAGCTCGATGATGCCAGCAAGGTGAGACTGTTACTGCGGAAGCTGGACACTCGGGCGCACAGCAGATACGCCAACTTCATCCTGCCGAAAAAGCCGAAGGATAACGACTTCGAGGAGTCCGTGACGAAGCTGAAGGAGATTTTTTCCCGCCGAACATCCCTGTTCAACAAGCGCTGCAAGTGCCTGCAGTTCATCAAGCCGGAGTCGGACGACTTCATCGCCTACGCTGGCGCGGTGAATCGACTCTGCGAGGACTTCAAGCTGAGCAGCCTGAAGGAGAACGAGTTCAAGGCGCTGATCTTTGTTTGCGGACTACGCTCGCACCGGGACTCCGAAATTCGCACCAGACTGCTGTCCAAACTCGAGACGGATGCTGCTACACTTACGGTCGACACCCTCGCAACCGAATGTCAGCGGCTCCTCAACCTGAAGCAGGACACAGCACTGATCGAGAACGCCGCACACTCCTCCACTTCTGTTGTCAACTCTCTTTCTGACAAGTATCGTGGCAAGTCAAACCAGAAACGGCAAGACAAACCACAACAAAAACAGAAGTCGGACGCAAGGAAGACGCCAAAATCCCCTTGCTGGCTATGTGGTGGTGTACACTACACGGAGGCCTGCCCTTTTGTAAAACACGTCTGCAAAGAGTGTAAACAAATCGGGCACAAAGACGGCTACTGCGCGTTCGCGAGGCCGTCCGGGAAACCGCAGCGTTCCAGCGTGAAGGAGGTCTCGAGCGACCAGACCAGCGCCCGTCGCAGAAGGAAGTTTGTCAGCATCCTGATCAACGGTAAGCCGATCAAGCTCCAAATCGACACGGCCTCGGACATCACGGTGATCAGCCGCGATAATTGGTTGGCTCTTGGATCTCCCGCAACTCGCCCGACAAGTCACGAAGCTACTAGCGCGTCTGGAGGCCACGTCAAGCTGGAGGCAGAGTTCGAGTGCAGCGTGACGCTGCAGGATTCCTGCCGCTCAACCGTCTGTTACGTCGCACCCAACAGCAACCTGAACCTGCTCGGGTTGGACCTGATCGACGCTTTCGACTTGTGGTCTGTCCCGCTATCTTCGGTGTGCAACCGGGTGACTGTCGCGGACGGCGTTCTGGATCAAGTTCACCAGCTGCAGCGCAAGTTTCCGGAGGTCTTTCTGGACACTCTGGGCCTCTGCACGAAAACGAAGGTGAAGCTGTTTCTGAAGCCGAATCAACAGCCCGTGTACTTGCCGCGCCGGCCAGTCGCGCAGACCGCCTACGAACCGCTGCAGGACGAGCTGAGGCGTTTGGAGAACCTAGGGATCATCTCGTTCGTCGAGCACTCCGACTGGGCCGCGCCGATTGTGGCTGTACGGAAGGCGAACGGCAGCATCCGGATCTGTGGAGATTACTCCACCGGGCTCAACAACGCGCTCCAGCCGAACGATTACCCGCTGCCAGTGCCGGACGACATCTTCGCATCCCTTGCTGGAATGCGCCATTTCAGCATAATTGATCTCTCCAACGCCTACTTACAGATCGAAATGGACGAAGATTCGAAGAACCTCCTCACGGTCAACACGCACCGGGGGCTCTTCAAGTTCAACCGTTTGGCACCGGGCGTGCTTCCAGCCACGGGCGCTTTCCAGAAGATCATGGACTCCATGACCGCTGGCCTGACCGGAGTTCGCGTCTATTTGGACGACATTCTGGTTGGCGGGGCCACTGAGGAAGAGCATCTACACAACCTGCACGCGGTGCTCGAGCGCATCCGCGACTACGGTTTCCACCTCCAGCTCTCCAAGTGTCGTTTCTTCATGGACGAGATCAAGTACCTGGGCCACGTGGTCAACAGTTCAGGTATCCGCCCCGATCCGGCCAAGCTCCAAGCGATCTCCACGATGCCGCCTCCGAAGAACGTTCCAGAGCTGCGCTCGTACCTCGGCGCAGTGAACTACTACGCCAAGTTCGTTTCGGAGATGCACCGTTTGCGCCATCCGATGGACCAGCTGCTAAAGGCCAACGCACAGTGGAACTGGACCAAGGATTGCCAACGCGCGTTTGAAGAATTCAAGCGCCTCCTGTCGTCAGATCTCCTGTTGACGCACTTCGATCCTCGCCACGAGATCATCGTTGCTGCCGACGCGTCCAACACCGGAATCGGTGCCTGCCTGATGCATCGCCTGCCAACAGGAGCCATCAAGGTCGTGCAGCATCGTAGCCGTTCGCTCACCCCCGCCGAGAAGAACTACGGACAGATCGAGAAGGAAGGTCTCGCACTCGTGTTCGGTGTCATGAAGTTCCACTCCATGATCTATGGCAGACACTTTACCCTGCAGACCGATCACAAGCCCCTTTTCTCAATCTTTGGCTCGCACAAGGGCATTCCAGTCCACTCGGCGAACCGACTGCAGCGTTGGGCCATCATACTGCTCACCTACGACTTCCGTATCGAGTACATCGCTACGGATCAGTTTGGCTATGCGGACGTGCTCTCCCGTCTCATTAGCCAGCACAGCAGAGAAGACGACGAAGACTTCGTGATCGCCGCAATCTCGTTGGATGACGAACTCGAAGTTTTTATCGACTCGTCGGTCAGCAACTTCCCGGTCACGCACGCCCTGATCCGGAAGGCTACGAAGGAGTCGAAGTCGTTGCAAGCGGTCATCAAGTACCACCACGAAGGCTGGCCCGAGTCTTCCACGATGATCGCTGAACCCGAAGCGAAACTTTTCTTCTGCCGCCGTTTTGCTCTCAGCGTGGTCGAAGGATGTCTTCTCCTGGGTGAGCGCGTCGTCGTACCAGAAGTGTACCGCAAGCGCATTCTTAAGCAGCTGCACAAAGCGCATCCCGGAATTGTGCGAATGAAGTCGCTTGCGCGCTGTTACGTGTTCTGGCCCCGAATCGACGCGGACATCGAAGACCTTGTGCGCGCTTGCCCAAAGTGCGCCGCTGCAGCCAAGCTTCCAACCAAGGCACCGCTCCAGTCCTGGCCGACCCCGAACGGCACTTGGGAGCGGGTCCACATCGATTACGCTGGCCCGATGAATGGAGTTTTCTTCTTCGTCGTAGTGGATGCGTACTCAAAGTGGCCGGAGATTTTCGCAACCCCATCGTCTTCCACCAAGGCGACTCTCAAGCTGCTGCGGTAGTGCATCGCTCGCTTTGGTCGTATGGACCTTCTCGTTTCGGACAACGGTCCGCAGTTTACGAGCGCTGAGTTCCGAACGTTCCTGAAGCAGAACGGAATTCAGCACGTGACGACCGCTCCATACCATCCGGCGTCCAACGGTCAAGCTGAGCGCTTCGTCGACACGCTGAAGCGAGCTCTCAAAAAGATCAAC AGGGGGGAGGATTTGGAGGAAACTTTGCAAGTTTTTCTTCAAGCGTACCGGTCGACTGCGAACCCGCAAGCACCCGGTGGCAAATCTCCTGCAGAGCTGATGCTGAGTCGTCGGCCTAAATCAACATTCGATCTATTACGAGCTCCCTCCATGCCGCCGAAGCCCACTCCTGCGAACGAGAAGCAGAACGCTGACTACGACCGGAAACATGGAGCTGTGGAAAGGTGTTTCGCGCCCGGTGACCTGATCTTCGCACACGTGTTCCGTCGCAACGATTTCACGTGGGCACCAGGGCAAATAATCGAGAAGGTCGGCGCGGTGAACTACGTCATCAAACTCGAAGGATCCAACCGTCCAATCAAGGTGCACACCAACCAGATACGACGCCGTCGCGTCGCTAACGCAACATCGGCGGAAGCTCAACCTGGCACACTTCCGCTGGACATCCTGCTGGACAACTTCGAGATCGAGACGCAGCCACTGCCGAGTGGAGATTCACCTGTTCTACCTGGAGACGATCGACCTTTCCCGCGCCGTTCTGAACGAGACCGCAGAGCTCCGGATCGCTACACCCCGGGACTCTGGGCTTAA